In the genome of Pempheris klunzingeri isolate RE-2024b chromosome 20, fPemKlu1.hap1, whole genome shotgun sequence, the window ATTGATGCGAACGTGTTTATACAGTCAATCACAGTCTGAAAactaattatatatatttacatatataattatattattattacagttttcCTTACCTAGTTTAGCCATCTCATTTAATACATCtatttatatgaataaaataatcatttgtaGTTACAGTACAAAATAACTCAATgaataaatctgaggggtcattAGATGACAAAGTAAAGCTGAAGAAACATGTTTCTACTTCACAAAGTTATGTTTATTTTGCCAaattttttatagttttacttCAACTTCACACTTTATAATTATTTAGATAAAATCACTCTCTTGTGTTTACTGGTTAGAACTCTTTGTTTCAAGGgttgaaaacatgtcttatgtCAACGTTACATTATTCTTTCAATATAAGTCAagcaatagattttttttaacccatTTACTTTATATATAAAAGTGCGCCAGCCTTCCATCATTTACTTCTGTCCTCATATTTGTTCTtgatgtgtctgtctttgtaggAACTGTTCCCATGAGAAGGTGGTGTCCATgctgcagggcagcggggcgATGCCCACcctggtggtggaggaggggccGTCTGACTACTCCTCAGACCAGACCGACCCGGAGGAATCACCAAATCTGGCCCCCACCACGTTACCACGCTCCAGGTCAATACACACCAAGAGAcctgacattttgatttgacaTTCCCAGCAGTTCGTGATCTGCAGggacaaacaagcaaacatcaaACATAGTAAgtataaatggaaaaataatgcTAATCTTCCATTGTGCATGCTTGTCCAGGTCTCCAGCCCTCAGTTCTCTGCAGTGGGTGGCAGAGATTCTTCCACCGAGCATCAAAGTCCACGGGCGGAccttcagccagcagctggagcACCTGCTGACCATCCAGGAGAGATACACAGTCTGCAAGTCCCTGGAGACCTTCTTCCAGCACAGGTCAGTGTCatggagggacagagacagagaggatggaAGGATGCATTAAGTTTTTTAAGCATTTGTCAAACTATATTTTGGATGAGGCTCTTTTAACTGGCTAGCTTACATTGACAAACACTGTTAGAAAATTAGCTGTTGCCTgggaaactgtgtttttctccccATACTCAATATATCAAGCTGCTAAGGATGCTCCAAatgcaggagaaagagagagatggagaaatgaatgatgtgcagaaaaacagtgaaaaaacagtTGGAGGGGTTATTCCTAACATTAAGCCCTAATAATATTTCATTAGGGATGAAGGGTAGATCGAGGGAAAGAGATGGATGGAGCATTATCTCTGCCGATGATACAAACGTGATGCTACAGGATTATGCAATTTAaatctacagtatgtgcatacagtaaaaacactcGAAGGCATAAATCCTACCGTAACTGGCATCCCTGTTATCCTCCCACCTTTTCATCTCATCCTCAGTTGTATGTGTCATTTCAGATGCAAAGAATATAAATCTAAGCTAGCTCAATTACCCAGCTGTAAACAGGGGATGCTTATGTAATGATGTATGTGTTTGGATGCATTGTGTTTGCAGGAATGTGGACACTCTGATAGTAGACGTGTTTCCAGTGTTGGACACTCCAGCCAAACAGCTGATATGGCAATTCATCTACCAGCTTCTGACCTATGAGGAGCAGGAGCGCTGCCAGGGCAAGCTGTCACGCTTTCTGGGGATCAAGAGCAGTGGTGAGCCTGTGACACTACATGGAAATTACCCGCATGCGGGAGAATCCACATACAGCATAATTCATAATTAGCCACTAACCAatataaatgctaaatgtgtgtgtgtgtgtgtgtgtgtgtgcattctgCAGCAGTGTTGGAGCCTGACGTCGGTCCGGAGCACCACCGGCGGAGCAGCTCCATGCGCGTGACAGGGACGTCATACCGCAGCTGCGTCCGAGAGAGGAGCTCTGACGATTGCATCATCGGGACTCACCTGGGAATGGGTACGCTGCACATGACAACAGCAAGAACACGGGCTTACTGCCCTGTAGCAGCACAACACTATTTTCTCCACGGGATTGGCTGGGTTTATATAAGGTCTTAATAGCTTTCCAGCTCCGTCGTGTTCCAAAAAACCCAAAAGGAAATTTAAAACACTCTCAGCTGAACAGAAGCCTCTTGCTCTGAgacttgtaatttttttttttttccacagacgTTACTGTGTTTCTCTTAAAACAACAACTGTAAAGTTACGAAAGCTgctgtatatattttaaattatccTCTTCATTATTAATTCAGTATTCCGTGttattgcttctttttttggggggggggggttggaatCCCAGGACAGGAAGGAAAATCTGGGTAGAGACAGTAAATTATCTTCTTTCCGCAGTTACTGTTCTGTTAATATTCCCTTGAGCAAGCCGTCTAACCCCCAGTGGCTCCAGTTGAACTGCTCAGAGCTCAGTAATAAGGCGTGTTTGCACTGGTCAGCTCCCAGGTGGTAAAGTGTGTGTAATTGTTAGAACGTGCAGTAGACAAAGACGTGCTCTGAGCAAAGCCTCTGTGGTTACCACCATATATTAACTCCACATCTCAGCTGCCTTTGCTTTTGATATCAGCTATCAGTTTAGAAGCACATACAGTGCCGGGTGGTCGGGTGTTTCATTCATGGTTTCACCTGTTTTCCATTGCTATTGCAAACTCCAGGAGCCAAGCCTTTTGCCTTTTGCTCCTCCATGCTGTTCTACTtcatcctctctcccctcttggCCGGGGGGGTGGATGGAAGGAGGAGGCTTACGTCCGTGTGTCACTGTTCATGCCTTATTGTGCTTTAGGAATTCATGTGGATGAATCTGGGAGCCCGGAGGAGAGGCAGTCAGGAGATGGAACCTCCTTCCCCGAGTCCCCTGACCTCAGTCATGTAGGTATAACTGCAGCTTTTCAGCGCTGAGCTACTCAGCAACTGGCATAATGAATGCTAGTTATGCTATGTGTGCTCTCTGTCCTCATATCATTTGAAGGTCTGCTCCTAATTACTACAATTCAGCGTGCGCTGTTAAATATGATTCATGGCTGCAGTTAACCTGCAGTCTGCAAATTGTTCCTTAAACgcagaacagcagcaggccCTCAAAGCAAATGTGTCGCAGCGATTGTGTGCTAACCAGCTGATCATGCCTCCACCCTTAGATGACAGGTGTGTACACGGAGCTGGAGAACGTGTACGCAGGGAAGAGTGTGACGCCGCTGCAGGGCGGCTCCTCAGCAGAGCCCGAGGGCCCGGGACAGACTGAGGCCTACGGgcgctctctctcccccctcacacTCCCCCCTCTCACAGGTACTCTGGGGCCGGAACACGCACCCGAACACTCaataacatgcacacacccaaTGTACACATGCTGTCGGACATGTGCTTTCACCACCGGTTCACAGCCATGTGCCATTTAGGCGTGAGGCAATTTGTGAATTATTGAAATCAGTGTTTGGCAGGAATGGAAACTGCATAACTTTGGGCTTTGATGGCACATCATGTTGATGTCACATTAGATTTCATGCCAATACAAGCTGCTGAGTGGGGAAAGCATTCATGTGATTGGTATTTACGTTATGGTAATGGATGGTGGTCACTACATGTGACAAACATGAAATCAGATCCACTAACCTACTAAAAATCACATAGATTAGTATATTAGTAATGTTCATATGAGGTAAGCCGATGCTACTTAGATACTTATTGTCTGATCTGCAGCTTTTACTAATCTGATCTAATGGCAACATGACATAAGGACCTGTgatttttgagtgtgtttaAGATAGAAAATTCTTCAATCTATATATGCACATGAGCCTGCAGTTGATCtctgtgttgccatggtaaccccTCAGAAGAAAGAGATCCTTAAGGTGACAACGTGGCCAAGAATATGTCACACATAATTTTCTGGAGGGAATAAGTGGCACAGCGTATAAGTAGTAACGTATAATGTAGCACACAAGTAAACACAAGCACCACGCTGACAGCATCCCTTTGCAGGTAACCGTAAATCCGGCCTGTCCCTGTCGTGGAAGGAGCCTCTCCCCACTCCTGTGTATGAGATCCACCACCAGAGCAGCGTGGACTCCAACCCCTACGTCAGCCTGGAGAGCCCCCCCGCCTCCCCCCAGCACTCGGACGGAGGTCCCAACACGCTGACCCGCCGCAGGAAGCTGTTCACCTTCTCCCGCCCGCCTCGCAGCCGGGACACAGACAAGTTCCTGGACGCTCTGAGCGAGCAGCTGGGCCACCGGGTCACTCTGGTGGATGACTTCGTACCAGGGGAGAACGACTATGAGGAGGTGAGGCCATACTTGATGCATGGTATCATGAGTCTAAGAATAATGTGGACTCTTACTATTCTATTTCTAATTTAAAGCTGCTACATGTGTcattctgaaaaacaaatacGTCATTTTACCTAAATTATGATACCTTAGTATAATTGCTGTAAACAATGAAGACAGTGACCAAAATGATTGGCAGGCTGTACCTCATGCATGTTATACTATTCCTACCTTCACTGCTACAAACTGTGACATTCTTAAGATTTTTTTGGGCCAAAGAACAATGCCATTACTTACTATTACGTCCTGTTCAGCAGTGCTGAAGGTCTGCAGCCTGACCCAGTTGCACACAGAAGCAAGTAGAAGCATTTAGATagtgtcattttgtgtttatgGTAATTATACTGATGTCTCATAGTCACTGTGGTACTACTTTTTTAATGCTGAGATGTAGCATAATTTACAGACAATCTCACTGCTGTGCATTTGCTTATTAACAAATCAGAAATTGTCAAATTTGGTCATTATCTAATAATAAGCAAATTCACATTTGACTGAATCAATCGTAAAGCACATTGTAGTGTTGCATGTTTACATTAGAGCAGCTCTAATGTACGCTACAATGACCACTTGTGTCACATGAACAGATATATGATGGTGGTTGTCATGGTTTCAGAAGAAGAGGGGTGCTTGTAAGTAAAACATGATACTCAGTAGAGTCTAATTATATCTGGGTTGAAATCTGGGGCTATAATGAGGTTAAATCATCAAACAAACatagtttgttttctctgtcagccttgtgtttgtctgcaaaAATGGGGAGAGCAGCATGCTGTATATAatagattgatttttttttctaactgaTCTTTTTAGTGTTGTTTTCAGTATGTTACAGTcaattttacatgttttgtgttCCATAAATAAATGGGTTGAGTACTAATAATATTTGAGTGCATGTGTTTATCATAATTAGGATGGAAAATAGAGATTTcagatgcagatgcagaaagagtgtaaaactaaaaagagccacaatgtgttttttttagaatttgtaTTTCATGACAGCTGTGATTATTGGGTCTGATCCtcagctctcctccctccagATGAGTTtccaggaggaccaggacctggGCTTCATGCCCCGGCAgctcagcagtgacagcagtgagGATCACAGTAGCAGCGACGaggcctcctctccctcctacTCCTCAGGCTCCGAACCCATCCCTCCACCCCCTACCCAGAGTCCCCCACCCCCGCCACCTTTCCAGTCTCTGATACCGCCTCCAGTTCAGTTCACTGACCCCATACCGCCGGTTCGCTTCTCCCCCGAGCATGTCCCCCGCAGCCGGATGCCCTTCCAGCCGCACCACCCCATCATCCCTCCTCCCCCGCCCCCTCCGAGGACCCTCCTGTCCAGCCGCTCTCCCATACACAAAGTGCTCCCCACCAGAGATGACGCAGAGAAAACTCACCAGCGCTTCCAGGGCACCTCCACCCGCCTCTCGCACGTCCACACCACCCTGAGCTCCACCACCCTACGCACCTCCCAGTCGTCCCGCCCCAGCTACCTCCCCCGGCAACTCAGCCAGCCCCAGCCCATCCGCCAGCCGTCCCCCCAGCCCTCGCCTCAGCCGCTGAGACCGAGCCAGCTCGTCCTCCAGAGGcaccaccagctccaccaccaaCACAGCTACCAGGGCCCTCTGCCGCCGTCCCTCCAGGACCACAGCCCGTCCCAGTGTCAGAGCCAAGGCACCGGGGGCTCCTCGCTGCACTCCCAGGCTCCAGCCTCTCACTCCTCCCTCCCCAGTCACATTAAAACCTACGAAACCCCACGACAGGAACACCAGTCACAACAGGTAACAGCTTTTTAAACACGATGAGAGATGTAAAATATCACTTACTCCAAACcttactgtttgttttctgtatcttgacacaaacagaaaatcatttcTGATTAAATTGTATAATTCGATACTATTGTCGgtattgtatatttattgtGAATCATTAAGTCACTATTAATAATTATCTGTACTGTTTTGGAAGTATAGGTTTCTGATCTGTCTTGCCATTAAAAaggatttgaatttgaatttctaatttgaacatttaaaacagagGGAGTGCAGCAGTGCAGATGCATCAAGTCGCAGAAGTgtaagaaacaaaatcaagaatCTGCATCACGCAAGCTGCTACTTTAAAGTTTTGGTGCCGTGTTTGACATCAGACAATATGTGCATGCAAATGGTCTCGAGACTGACAGAACAAAAGGCACCCTGCATCATTTAGCAGTTCGCCCACTCTTTGCACCCGCCACACGTTTCAATAGAgcataacaaaatcaaaataaaaggaaaatggaaataaagggAAATGTGCTGGAAGAAGAGGATAAATCTCAAGCAAACATCAGCAATGTGCGATCACACATAAGGACAGTTGTTTTTGGCCTACACCCAGTTGGGCATTCATTTTGTTTGCTGCAACTGATGGAGAGGATATAAACAGCTGACAGCTCCGCATCCCCTGAGGTTTTCTGGCAAATAGTTGAGGGAGAAATTCCAACACCAGAGTGTGAATAAAAAGCTCCACATTCCCTTGGGGAAGTCTTAAATTGTGAGCTGTTGTGAATGTACTATGCAAGGACAATATTTACTGATTAAAATGTACTGATTATTTTTTGATCTGCAAGGCACCGCCGCCCCCGCCTCCACCCCTGCCCCCACCCTGTGAGCCGCCCCCTCTGCCCAAGCCAGGCCACCACGCCTCGGACACCAACCACATGAGTGTGAAGCGGCTGCGCTGGGAGCAGGTGGAGAACTCTGAGGGAACCATCTGGGGTCAGGTGAGAGGGGTGTGGGAGGGGGGGCACACTGTAGGCATGACTCCGTCTGAAAAATCAAGTATCTTACAGactgtaaatacagtaaacaaTAACTTTCCTTGTCAAGCTTCCCACTTTGGCTGTGAATTCTCTCACTCCTCCCCCGTTTCTCCTCCCGTATTTGGAACGAACGACTCATCtactctgctgtgtctctgaTGAGTCACGGCAGCATCGGAgtgaaaagcttgtttttgtaAACAAGGTTTCTCCTCATATCTACTGGACTAAAGTTAGATATATGTGCATATAAACAGAAAGTTTAGACCGCTGCTTCTAGGTTAAAAAGCCTTGACTGTGTGCGTCTGTGGAGAGTACAGAGCCTGTCCTTGTCTGTCTCTAGCTCGGGGAGGATTCAGACTATGACAAGCTCACTGACATGGTGAAGTACTTGGACCTTGATCTGCACTTCGGGACTCAACGCAGATCCAGTAAGTAGTTTAGTGCTTTTGATCCTCACGTTCTACATCGGGCTAAATgtctgtgataacactgcatcATATTAATCATCAGATGATCTGTGCattgacattgttttgtttgtacctTCACAGTTGTGATGTTCTCCATAACCTGTTTTGGAGCTGCTACATTCAACTGTTCATCACATCCATTCTCCATAAGGCACCATACTGTAGCCACCCCCCCCTCACTCACTCCTCTCCAGCTCAGTAATAACACAGCTCCAcctgaagaaaaacacatcttaCTATTATTCCTGCTGGTTATCTCAGACCTTTCTGGCCTCTAGAGGCTGAAATGGTAGAGCTGTGTTATTAGGCGATCCACCTGCCACATGtagccactgtgtgtgtgtgtgtgtgtgtgtgtgtgtgtgtgtgtgtgtgttgaccccCCGGTGCCTGGAGAACACATCCTTACACTGTTGTTGAAATTATCAGTCTCTCCCCCAGAGCCAGCCTTTGTGCCAGAGAAcctgaaaaagaaagacatggtGGAGATTCTGTCTCATAAGAAAGCCTACAACGCCTGTGAGTACCACACAAACATGGCGGCAggtcccacacacactcacacacccgAAAGGTCGGGGCTGGAGCCTTCGATTGCCTCGAAGAGCCAAGCTGACTCATTGAAACTCTTACAGATAAGCCATAAAAATCCATTCTCACAAAGAGCAGAACACTAAACGGACCAAGAAAAGTCAAGCCGCTGCTCCTGGATCTGTGACAGTGTCCGCTCAGCGTTGGGAAATGTACAAACACGTGCTGCTTTGGCCTCAGGTTGCACTCCGACTGTGGCGTGTGGTGACATCACTGTAGTCATGACAACAGTGGATTTGCCACACAAAGCTTTTCTATTCAAaatgtctgtcctcctgtccaggAGGATGAAAAT includes:
- the grid2ipb gene encoding delphilin yields the protein MPSSNQGWPEEFGFQLGGNGPSYILSVEEGSSAHLAGLQAGDQVLEIEGHNVSTLGPQAVIAIAQTQKNIPPSIGVVSRIQQMDIIPGPDGRFGFTIVGDCPLLVEDCSPCSPAGRAGLRAGDYVMEVNGIPVRQHETAAALIKASQGRTLRLGVLCLGPRQKHSISIEDSQMGGEGARLDRKHKALEFNRKVDQILGDEPEVKEKLFAALKQYAAEKRVEWLASVLPDILTTDEHRQLISSIRIFIPKKHRQRFDEAVSQNVINRLCRSKSISEPQGRIRRSRSEDHSERHHGSKRASSVPRDGEPGGRGEAERDRGLRKSVSGMPTHPPIGPNQRIVRVYRGKKNFGFTLRGHAPVCIDSVIPDSPAEECGLKPGDRILFLNGLDMRNCSHEKVVSMLQGSGAMPTLVVEEGPSDYSSDQTDPEESPNLAPTTLPRSRSPALSSLQWVAEILPPSIKVHGRTFSQQLEHLLTIQERYTVCKSLETFFQHRNVDTLIVDVFPVLDTPAKQLIWQFIYQLLTYEEQERCQGKLSRFLGIKSSVLEPDVGPEHHRRSSSMRVTGTSYRSCVRERSSDDCIIGTHLGMGIHVDESGSPEERQSGDGTSFPESPDLSHMTGVYTELENVYAGKSVTPLQGGSSAEPEGPGQTEAYGRSLSHPFAGNRKSGLSLSWKEPLPTPVYEIHHQSSVDSNPYVSLESPPASPQHSDGGPNTLTRRRKLFTFSRPPRSRDTDKFLDALSEQLGHRVTLVDDFVPGENDYEEMSFQEDQDLGFMPRQLSSDSSEDHSSSDEASSPSYSSGSEPIPPPPTQSPPPPPPFQSLIPPPVQFTDPIPPVRFSPEHVPRSRMPFQPHHPIIPPPPPPPRTLLSSRSPIHKVLPTRDDAEKTHQRFQGTSTRLSHVHTTLSSTTLRTSQSSRPSYLPRQLSQPQPIRQPSPQPSPQPLRPSQLVLQRHHQLHHQHSYQGPLPPSLQDHSPSQCQSQGTGGSSLHSQAPPPPPPPLPPPCEPPPLPKPGHHASDTNHMSVKRLRWEQVENSEGTIWGQLGEDSDYDKLTDMVKYLDLDLHFGTQRRSKPAFVPENLKKKDMVEILSHKKAYNASILIAHLKLSTTELRQVLMNMTTDRLEPAHIKQLLLYAPDDDEVKQYEQFDQDPAKLSEPDQFIFQMLMVPEYKTRLRSLHFKTTLQERTEEMKVAYDYIYKSSVELRSSKKLAKILEFVLAMGNYLNNGQPKSHRTTSFKINFLTELSTTKTVDGKSTFLHILAKSLCQHFPELLNFSRDLTTVSLAAKVNQRAITAELSDLHSTIQDIRTACLKIPPTSEDHFASVMSSFLENSHPAIQSLESLQTRAMEEFSKVASYFGENSKTTRTEAFFGIFSEFISKFERALSEIQTPENPRSPRLSSPLAW